Proteins from one Sarcophilus harrisii chromosome 2, mSarHar1.11, whole genome shotgun sequence genomic window:
- the NEUROG1 gene encoding neurogenin-1 produces the protein MAALADSNLSDFETSSDLSYFLTDEEDSSGLPQAPSSAQPPAQRRREELREGEEEEEKERKRRRGRGRVRSEALLHTIRKTRRVKANDRERNRMHNLNAALDELRSVLPTFPDETKLTKIETLRFAYNYIWALAETLRLADQYLQGPPKQLLLPTYLHPADSPNSGSDGESWISSASPPAASSSSSSFSPPSFSPPSSCCSSSPLSNPSSPAASEDFGCANPDPLFFPGLPKDLVHGVPCFAPYR, from the coding sequence ATGGCCGCCCTCGCGGACAGCAACCTCTCCGACTTCGAGACCAGCAGCGACCTGTCATACTTTCTCACAGACGAGGAGGACAGCAGTGGGCTCCCGCAGGCCCCCTCCTCCGCCCAGCCCCCCGCACAGCGCCGGAGAGAAGAGCTGAGGGAGGgcgaggaagaggaggagaaggagcgCAAGAGACGGCGAGGCCGCGGCCGGGTGAGGAGCGAGGCGCTGCTGCACACCATCCGCAAGACCCGCAGAGTGAAGGCCAACGACCGCGAGCGCAATCGGATGCACAACCTGAATGCGGCCCTGGACGAACTGCGAAGCGTGTTGCCCACCTTCCCGGATGAAACCAAACTCACCAAGATCGAGACCCTGCGCTTTGCTTACAACTACATCTGGGCCCTCGCTGAGACCCTGCGCCTTGCCGACCAGTATCTGCAAGGGCCCCCCAAGCAGCTGCTCCTACCGACCTACCTCCACCCCGCCGACTCTCCCAACTCGGGCAGCGATGGGGAATCGTGGATCTCCAGCGCTTCCCCACCTgcagcctcctcctcctcctcctccttctccccgccctccttctccccaccctcctccTGCTGCTCTTCGTCCCCCCTCTCTAACCCAAGCAGCCCCGCAGCCTCCGAGGACTTTGGCTGCGCAAACCCCGACCCCCTCTTCTTCCCTGGCCTGCCCAAAGACTTAGTCCACGGCGTCCCCTGTTTTGCGCCCTATCGTTAG